In Thiomonas arsenitoxydans, the genomic stretch TATACCTTGCTGGTCGATCCGCCGACGCCTGAGTTGCCGATGGTCGCGGGCAGTGCGGTTGGCAATCGTTCTGCGGGGCAGGCGCCGTCCAGCAAGGTCGCGGCGCCAGCGCAAACGCCGGGGTCACGTCAGTCGCCGTCTGAGGCGCCAGTCGTGAAAAAGACCGCATCGAAAGCTGAACGCCCGAAGGCGCCCGTGTCAGCGCGGCAAGAGCTTGCGCGCCACGAAGGGCATGAACCCGCTAAAGCGAAGGTGCGCAGGACCGAGGTCATCGAGGCGCCGCTCGCGCCGGTTCATGCAGGCAACCGGCTCGTGCTTGATGATTTCAACGCGGCCGACCTCGCCTCTGTGCCGCAACTGCGTCTGGCGACCGCGCTTCCCGCGACCGTGCCCGCCCTCAGCACCGAGCAGCGCGGCCAGCTCAATCAACTGCGCCAGCTCATCATGGACGCGACCGCTGCCCCAGGCGAGGCCCAGCCGACCCTGCAGCAGATCAACGCTCTGCAGGACCGGGCGAATGTGCTGCAGCGGCAGTTCGAGCAAGCCTCACAGCAGTTGCAGCAGTCGCAGACCGAGCTGGCCCAGACGAGGGCGCAGCGCTATTCCGCCAGCTTGGTGTACGCCCTGGTCGCGGCGCTGATCGCGCTCGCGCTGCTGAGTTTCTGGCTGTGGCGGCGCGGTGCCGATCCGGGTCTATCGCGCAGCCCCTTCGAGTCAGCCCCTGTGAGCCACCGGGTTGCGGCGGAACCCGAGCGGGCCGCCTCTGCTCAGGCGCCCACCGTGGCCATGACCTCGATGTCGGTGCAGGCCAGCACCAGCGCGCCGGCCGTGCTGCCTTTTGGACTGGCCCCGCTGGTGGACGGCCGACCTTTGCAGCCCGAAATCGACGCACCCTCTCTCCAATCCGCCAAAGCGGGTCAATGGGGAGACTCGGGAGACTCCGGAATCGACTGGGATTCGCGCTTCATGCAGCCCATGAGCCAGGACAAGCAGGTGCATGTCGATGAGATGATGGACGCCGGGCATCTGGCCGAATACTTCATCGAAACCGGCGACGAAGACCGCGCCATGGCCCTGCTCGAAGAATCGCTCGACGACAGTGCCAGCGACAGCTTCGCGCTGCCCTATCTGCTGCTGTTCGACCTGTACCGCAAGCATGGGCGCAAGGCCGAGTTCGAGTCGCTCTACAGCCGCTTTCAGCGTCGCTTCAACGTGGCCGTGCCGCCTTGGGAGGCGGATGCCGATGCCTTGCGGCAATCGCAGGGCCGCGATCTGATGGATTACGACCGTGCGATGAAACTCATCACCATGACCTGGGGCGAACCGCAGATCGTGAACGTGCTCGAGCGCATGTTGCTCGACGACCCGCATCAACACCGCATGGGTTTCGAGCTGGCGGCCTACCGCGATCTGCTGATGCTGTACGCGGTTGCGCGTGACCGCTTTCCTGAAGGCATGCCCGCCACCGAGGTGGAGCATGTGGAACTGGCGACTCTCTCAGAACCGCCACATCTCGATCTGGACTTCGAGTTGCCGCTGGAGCCGCAGACTTCAAAGGCTGAGCCTGCCGAACCCGACTCGTCGCAATTCAAGCTTCTTCCCCGCGAGGGCGGCGAGCAGAAAGAGGCTTGACCTTCTTCGCTTAGCCGAATCGGCTTATTTCGGATCGCTTCCGCCCAGCAGGGCGGCGATTTTGCGTCGCGGGCGAATGTTCGAGGACGTCGAGCGCACGCCGCTTCCGGGTGAAGCTGATGCGGCCTCCCAAACCGGCTGGGCATTCGGGTCGGCTTCGTAGGGTTTGTCGAACCACGGATCCTGCCGCGAGGATCGTGAAACGCGTGCAGTCACCGGCGCCGAGGCGCCGGTGTCGCTCGGCAGTGCACGAGGCGCACGCGCGATGCGATGTTCCCGCGTCTCGTCCGCATCGCGGCGCGGCCGAGGCGCGCGCTCTAGCGATACGGTCTGCTTTTCAAACTGACGCTTGATCAGCTTCTCAATATCGGCCAGAGAGCGCGCGTCGCGCGCCGTTGCCAGGGTAATGGCCAGGCCGGAGGCGCCGGCGCGACCCGTGCGGCCGATGCGGTGCACATAGTCTTCGGCGCTGAAGGGCACGTCGTAATTCACCACACCGGGTAGTTCGGCAATGTCGAGTCCGCGCGCGGCCACATCGGTGGCGACCAGCGCCTGAATCTCGCCGCGCTTGAAGGCCTCCAGCGTGGTAAGGCGTTCGGCCTGCGATTTGTCGCCGTGCATGGCCGCGGCCTTGATGCCGTCGCGCTCCAGCAAGCGGGTCAGTCGGCCGGCGCCGAGGCGGCTGTTGACGAACACGATGACCTGCGGCAGCGGGTTGTCGCGCAGCAGTTGCACCAGGGTGGCCCGCTTGTCGTCTTCTTCCACCTGATAGACGCGCTGCTCCACATTGGTCGCGGTCGCGTTGGGGCGGGCCACTTCGACCAGCAGCGGGTTTTGCAAATAGCTCTGCGCCAGTCGCTTGATCTCTGTGGAGAACGTGGCCGAGAACAGCAGGGTGGTGCGCTGTTTGGGCAAAAAGCCGAGGATGCGCTGCAGGTCGGGCAGGAAGCCGATGTCGAGCATGCGGTCGGCCTCGTCGAGCACCACGAATTGCACCTGGCCCAGGTTGACGGTCTTGGCTTCGAGGTGGTCGAGCAGGCGCCCGGGCGTGGCCACCAACAGATCGACTCCGGTGCGCAGCTCGGCCTTCTGCGGCGCCATGTCCATGCCGCCGAACACGCAGGCGCAACGCAGCGGCGTGTGCTTGGCATAGGCCTTGAGATTGGTGTAGACCTGATCGGCCAGCTCGCGCGTGGGTGCCAGCATCAGCGCGCGCACCGGGTGGCGCGCCGGAGAAACGCTGGTCGACGCCAGCGGCAAGAGCTGCTGCAGGATGGGCAGGGAGAACGCGGCGGTCTTGCCGGTGCCGGTCTGCGCGGCGCCCATGATGTCGCGCCCATCCAGCAGCAGCGGAATGGCCTTGGCCTGGATGGGTGTGAGTTTTTCGTAGCCCATATCGCTGACGGCGCGCAGAATGCGCGCGTCCAGCGCCAGGTCGGAAAAGCGTTCAGGCTGAGGAGTGTCTTCGGTCGGGGTTGTCGTGGTGTTCATCCGTGCGGTGTGTGATGGCGGCGATGGAAAATTGAGCAGCCGGACATCAGTTGAAACCGGCTCGGGCGTTGACGGCGTCAACGGGCGGGCACCCTGACCCGCGCAGAGTTCCGCCTGGGGATTTGCAGGACAAAGCCTGCCGCAGCGGATTC encodes the following:
- a CDS encoding DEAD/DEAH box helicase produces the protein MNTTTTPTEDTPQPERFSDLALDARILRAVSDMGYEKLTPIQAKAIPLLLDGRDIMGAAQTGTGKTAAFSLPILQQLLPLASTSVSPARHPVRALMLAPTRELADQVYTNLKAYAKHTPLRCACVFGGMDMAPQKAELRTGVDLLVATPGRLLDHLEAKTVNLGQVQFVVLDEADRMLDIGFLPDLQRILGFLPKQRTTLLFSATFSTEIKRLAQSYLQNPLLVEVARPNATATNVEQRVYQVEEDDKRATLVQLLRDNPLPQVIVFVNSRLGAGRLTRLLERDGIKAAAMHGDKSQAERLTTLEAFKRGEIQALVATDVAARGLDIAELPGVVNYDVPFSAEDYVHRIGRTGRAGASGLAITLATARDARSLADIEKLIKRQFEKQTVSLERAPRPRRDADETREHRIARAPRALPSDTGASAPVTARVSRSSRQDPWFDKPYEADPNAQPVWEAASASPGSGVRSTSSNIRPRRKIAALLGGSDPK